One Mycolicibacterium fallax genomic window, CGGGCCGGACGGCATGCCGATGACCGCGGCGGTGCGGATCCGCGCCGAGAACGACGCGGCCGGCTCGCCACCGTTCGTGCTGGTGCACAACCCGGACCGAATCCCGTTGGCCGCCAACGACGGAACCGCCATCGACATGTGCCAGCTGGACGCCGCCGGGCGGCCCACCTCGGGCCGGGTCAAGGCCTTCCAGTGGTCGTCGTTGAGCGCCGCGGGCAGCACCGAGACCTGGGGCGGCGACGTGTCCGGGCGGCTGGGCTGGATCCGGCTGTTCGCCGACCTCAGCCCGGACCGGCTGCGCCGGCTGGCGCTGCTGGATCCGCACGTCGACGCGCTGCGGCTGCGCCCCGGACCGGTACCGCAGTGACGGCGCCGGAGCGCTTCGCCCAGCTGACCTACACCTCCTTCGACGCCCCCGGCACCGCCGGCGGCTGGCAGGTCAAGCAGGTGCTCGGCCGGATCACCGAGCCGGAGCAGCGGCTGCTGGTCGCCAACGTGCACACCACCTTGAACCCGGTGGGCGGTGTGCCGACCTACCCGTCGCCCGAGCAGATCGCCGAGCTGCCGCGGCGGCTGTGCTACCGCCCGGTCGAGTCGGGTGCCGGCTACTGGCACACCGTGGCCGCCGGCACCGACAGCACCGGCCGGCCCGGCAACGTGTTCGCGCACGTGCTGCTGGACCGCACCCCCGCCCCGACCGCGATCCGGCCGATCGAGCGCTGGCGCTCGGCGGACTGGCTGACCCCCTACGGCCCGGCCGCCGTCGGCGCCGCCGTGCTGCCGGCCCGGGAACCCGGGGTGGGCACCGCAATCACCGCGCAGACCGTGCTGGACTTCGCCTGCGCCACCGACGTGTGGCGGCTGGGCACGCTGTGCGTGCTGCTCGACGCGGTGCTCGCGGCGATGCGGACCAACTCCACCGTGGTGCTGGGCGCCGCGTCGCCGGACACCGCCGCGCGGTGGATCGGGCTGGTCAGCTACCTGATGTCGGCCGGCACCGCCGCCCGGTTCGGGTTCAGCACCTTCGACCGGGCCACCGAGCTGTCCCAGCGCGCCGAGCATCTGATCGCGGTGCCGGAGTCCGACCTGGACGCCATCACCGAGCGTGACCTGGTGCTGATCGGGGAGTCCGAGCCGGTGTCGCTCGGCGAACTCGGCGGCCAGCCGCACCGCACCGCCCGCGGCCGGGAGGTGCCGGTCACCGAATGGTCGGTGATGGCGCAGGTCGCGCTGATCGATCCGGTGGAGGCGGCGGTGCTGCTCGACGCGATCGACGACGTGGCCTCCCGGGTCGACGACGACGGCCTGCACCCGGCGCTGCCGATGGCGATGGCGGTGCTGGCCCGCGAGGAGTTCGCCGACGCCGCCGCCGAGGCCCGCGCGGTGATCGCCGAGTGGTCCCCGCCGCAGCTGGCCGCCAGTCCGGAGGTCGGCCGGCTGGTCGCCGACGAGGTCAGCCGCCGCGCCGGGGTCAGCACCGAGGACGCCGCGCGGGCGGCCTGCGCGGCCACCGGCGGCCTGGCCCAGGCCCTGACCGCGGTGTACCTGACCCGGGCCTGCGCGGACACCGACTGGCTGGATCGGCCGGCCGCGCTGCCGGTGCCGGCCTGCCGACTGGAGGCGGCCACCCTGGACCCGGCGGTGCGCACCGAGCTGTCGGCCCGGCTGGCGGCGCTGCGCGCGGCGGGCCCGGCCCGGCTGCTGCGCGCGGTCGACCTGCTGGGCTCGGTCGGGCTGGGCGCGCTGACCGGACCGGTGCTCGACGCCGACCTGGCCGGTCTGCTTGCCGACCCCGAGCGCGGCCCCGAGCTGATCGCCCGGTTGCCCGGCCCGGTCGGTTCGGGGGTGCGACGGGCGCTGGCGCAGCGGCTGTTCGGCAAGTCCGACGGCGGGGTGCCGCGGCTGCACCCGCGGGTGCTGGACTGGCTGGCCGAGGCCTGCGAGCGGCCCACCGTGGTCGCCGCGGCGGCCGCCGATCCGGGCCACCCGGTGTGGATCGCCGCCGTCGTGCACGCGCTGCGGGCGCTGGGCACCGGATCGGACGCGCTCGGTGACCGGCAGTTGGCCTACTGGTGGCTGGCCCGCCGCGGCGCCGGCGCCGACCGGCTGGAGCCGATCGCCGGGACCGAGCCGTGGGAACCGGCGGCGCTGCTGGCCGCGGTCGGCCCGCGCGGACCGTTCCCCGGGGCGGTCACCGCGGCGACGCTGCTGACGGCCACGGCCGGACCCGACACGGTGGAACTGGCCGGCCGGGTGATCGGCGCCGGTGCCGACGACCGGGCGGTGGCCTGCGCGGCGGTGTGGGGCCTGAGCCCGGCCGAGTGGATCGGCAACGGCTACCTGGGCAGCCACTTCGCCGCCTACACCCCGTTCTGGGACACCGAGGCCGCCGCCCTCGGGCCGGCGCTCGGCCGCGACTTCGTCGCCCGGCTGCTGCTGATCGCGGTGCTCGCCGCGACCGCCGGGGCTCGGCCGCCCGCGCTGCTGGCGAGCGCGCAGATCGACCCGATGCTGACCGCCGAGACCGCCTACCAGGTGGAGCAGCTGGTCGCATCGGGGACCATCGAGGCCGACGGTGTGCTGGCCGCGGTGCTGCTGTCGGCCGAGAACGGGCATTCCGAACCCGGCGTCGGCCCGGTGCTGGGCGCACTCGGGCCGCGGCTGTCCGACCGTGCCGATCCGGAGGCCGTCGCCGCCGCGGTGGCCCGGATCACCGGCGACAACGACCTGCGCCGGTGCCGACGGCTGGTCAGCAAGAACCTGTCCGGGACGAATGGGAGCAGATGATGCCGATTTACCTGCTGGGGGCCCGCACCGCTCGGGTTGAGATTCCCAATCAGCCGCTGGCGGTGTCGATCAGCGGCTCGGTCAGCGGCGCCGCGCTGTACGTCGAGCCGTCGGCCAATGTGGTCCGGGTCAACGCGCACCTGGCGGTGCTGCCGGCGATGTCCGGCCCGGTCACCATCGGGGTGGAGCCGGTCGGTGCGCCGACCTTCGGGCACGGCACCGTGGTGCACCTGAGCATCGGCCCGGACAACCAGTCCGACCTCGACCCGGTCCAGATCGGTTTCGACCCGGTCGATGTGTCCGGCGCCGGAGCGATGGAGCTGGCCGCGCTGACACCGGCCGGCCCGCGCGTCGAGGTGGCGGTGCGGGCGGTCGCCGACAGTCCGCTGGGGCCGTTGGCCGCGATGGCCCGGACCGCCGCGCGCCGGGCCGGTGGCGCCCGGCAGCGGCCGCGCTCGGGGTCGCTGACCATCGCGGTGGACACCTCGGCCTCGATGCTGCCCGCCTTCACCGACGGCAGCGTGGCCGCCGCCGTCGACGTCATCGTCGGGGTGGCCGACGTGGCCGGCATCGGCGACGTCGACGTGCTGCTGGTGGGCTCGCGGACCGCCGCGGTGCGGGCGCCGGCCGCCGAGCTGGCCGCCGCGGTGGCCGGCACCCAGGTGCGCTGGTCGGCCGGCGCGCGCTGGTCGGCGCTGCCTTCGGGGGTGCGCACCATCGCCGTCACCGACGCCCGGGACGTGCCGGTGGGCCGGCTGCCGGTGCTGCGGATCACCGGTGACCCGCGCTGCGCGCAGCTCGGACCGGTGCTGGTCCCGCCGCCGTCGGGCGGTGCCGCGGACCGGGCGCTGGCCGAGGACCCGGCCACGCTGGACCGGTTGGCGGCCGGGCTGCTGGCGGTGCTGACATGATCCCGGGTCCGGTGACCAAGTGCCCGCGGTGCTTCTCCATCATCGACGACAACGCCTACGCCTGGACGGTGCCGGACAATGTGCCCGGGCAGCGCTACCGGGACCCGGTGGGCTCGGCCTATCACGGCGCCGACGTCGACTGCGGGCCGATTCACGTGGTGAACCGGCCGCCCGGCTACGCCGGTCCGCTGCCGGCCAGCGCGGAGGAGGCCAGCCGCGCGCTGAACGCCCCGGTGGTGGAGATCTGCCCGGTCTGCCGGTTCACCTTGCCGATCGGCTGGCGCGGCGGCCAGGCGATCTGCATCGCGATGGCCGGGGCGCGCGCCACCGGCAAGAGCCTGTACGTGGCGGTGCTGATCAAGCAGCTGGAACTGCTGTGCGAGCGGCTCGGGGTGTCGATGGAGCCGGCCACCCAGGCCACCGCCAGCGCCTACGCCAGCATCTATGAGCGTCCGCTGTTCGAGCAGCGCGGCCTGATCCCGCCGACCCCGGCCGCGCACACTCAGGCCTCCGGCCAGCGTGAGCCGCTGGTCTACAGCATCGGGTCCTGGCACGGGCTGCGCCGGTTCGTGGTGCTGCGCGACGTGGCCGGGGAGGACCTGGAGGCCGGCAACCTGTCCGCCCCGCACTTCCGGTTCTTCACCAACGCCGACGCGGTGTTCTTCATGTTCGACCCGCTGCGGGTGCAGGTGATCCGCGACCAGCTGCACGATCTGCTGCCCGCGCAGTCCTTCAGCGGCGGCGACCCCCGCTCGGTGCTGTCGAATCTGCTGCTCGCGGTGGGCGACGGCCGGCCCCGGCTGGCGGTGATCCTGTCGAAATTCGATGCGCTGCGGGTGCTTTCGGAGGTGGAGGGTTCGGCCTGGAGTCAGGTGATGTCGAATCCGGGCGCGGCGTTCATGCGGGACAGTTCCTCCAGCCGCAGCTACGACGAGGCCGACGGGCAGTTGCTGCACGAGGAGGTGCGCAGCCTGCTGCAGCGGCTGCACGGCGGGTCGATCATGACCGCGGTGGAGAACCCGGCCAGCGGGGCGCAGCTGCCGGTCCGCTACTTCGTGGTCTCGGCGCTGGGCCAGCCGCCGGTCGGCAACCGGCTCAACCCGAAGGGCATCGCGCCGTTCCGCTGCGCCGACCCGCTGCGCTGGGTGACCTCCGGGTTCGGGGTGCTGTAGCGCGGCCTCACCGCAATGGACCTAGCAAGCGCTTGGTTGCTATCCTGGCCGGGTGGAGAAGGAGCCGACCCGGCGCGAGGAGCTGCTCGAGCTCGCCGCGGCCATGTTCGCCGAGCGGGGGCTCAAGGCCACCACGGTGCGCGACATCGCCGACGCCGCGGGCATCCTCTCCGGCAGCCTGTATCACCACTTCTCCTCCAAGGAACAGATGGTCGAGGAGGTGCTCGGCACCTTCCTGAACTGGCTGTTCACCCGCTACCGGGAGATCCTGGCCACCGAGACCAACCCGCTGGCCCGGCTGCGCGGACTGTTCCTGGCGTCCTTCGAGGCCATCGAGCACCACCACGCCGAGGTGGTCATCTACCAGGACGAGGCCAAGCGGCTGTCCGGCCAACCGCGGTTCGCCTTCGTCGACGAGCGCAACCGGGAGCAGCGCGAGATGTGGGTCGGGCTGCTGCGCGAGGGCATCGCGGCGGGCGAGTTCCGCGCCGACATCGACGTCGACCTGGTCTACCGCTTCATTCGTGACACCACCTGGGTGTCGGTGCGCTGGTACCGGCCCGGGGGCCCGCTGACCGCCGAACAGGTCGGCCGTCAGTATCTCGACATCGTGCTCGGTGGCATCACCGACGCGGATTCGGCACACCGGTAAGGAGTTCGGATATGACTGCACAGGCCTATGTCGTTGACGCGGTGCGCACCGCGGTTGGAAAGCGCGGCGGCGCGCTCTCGGGGGTGCACCCGGTCGACCTCGGCGCGCTGGCCTGGCAGGGCCTGCTGGGCCGCGTCGACGTCGACCCCGCGGCCGTCGACGACGTCATCGCCGGCTGCGTGGACGCGCTCGGCGGGCAGGCCGGCAACATCGCCCGGCTGTCCTGGCTGGCCGCCGGATTCCCCGAGGAGGTCCCCGGGGTCACCGTGGACCGCCAGTGCGGATCCAGCCAGCAGGCGATTTCCTTTGGCGCCCAGGCGATCATGTCGGGCACCGCGGACCTGATCGTGGCCGGCGGCATGCAGAACATGAGCCAGATCCCGATCTCCTCGGCGATGATCGTCGGCGAGCAGTTCGGCTTCACCTCCCCGACGAACGAATCCAAGCTGTGGCTGCAGCGCTACGGCGACCAGGAGATCTCGCAGTTCCGCGGCTCGGAGATGATCGCGCAGGAGTGGGAGCTGTCCCGCGAGGACATGGAGCGCTTCGCCCTGGAGAGCCACAACCGGGCCTTCGCCGCCATCAAGGCCGGCAACTTCGAGGCCGAGATCCTGCCGGTGGAGACCGACGGCGGGACCTTCCGGGTCGATGAGGGGCCGCGGGAATCCAGCCTGGAGAAGCTGGCCGGGCTCAAGACCCTGGTCGACGGCGGCCGGCTGACCGCCGCGATGGCCAGCCAGATCTCCGACGGGTCGGCCGCGGTGCTGCTGGCCTCCGAGCGGGCGGTGCGCGAGCACGGGCTGACCCCGCGGGCCCGGATCCATCACATCAGCACCCGCGGCGCCGACCCGGTGCGGATGCTGACCGGCCCGATCCCGGCCACCCGGTACGCGCTGGAGAAGACCGGCCTGTCGATCGAGGACATCGACACCGTCGAGATCAACGAGGCGTTCGCGCCGGTGGTGATGGCCTGGCTCAAGGACACCGGCGCCGACCCGGCCCGGGTCAACCCCAACGGCGGCGCGATCGCGCTGGGCCACCCGCTCGGCGCCACCGGCGCCAAGCTGTTCACCACCATGCTCAACACCCTGGAGCGCACCGGTGGCCGCTACGGTCTGCAGACCATGTGCGAGGGCGGCGGCACCGCCAACGTCACCATCATCGAACGGCTCTAGGCCGATCACCCGGGCACGCACCGGCGCCGCCGTGCTGGCGGCGGCGGTGCTGCTCGCGGGCTGCGGCTCCGGCCCGGCCCCGGCGCCCCCGGCGCCCACCCCGGCCCCGCCGCCGGCGGCCACCCCGGCGCCCGACGGGACCCCGGTCAGTGCCGCGGAGCTGGGACCGAGCTGGCACGCCGGCTGCCCGGTCGGTCCCGGCGAGCTGCGCCGGGTCGAGGTCGAGCACCTCGGCTACGACGGCAAGATCCACCGCGGCGCGCTGATCGTGCACCGGTCGCTGGTGCCGCAGGTCCGGCAGATCTTCGCCGAGCTGCTCGCGGTGAAATACCCGATCGAGCGGATCCGCACCGTCGAGCGGTACCCGAACGCCGAGGACGAACTGTCCATGCGGGACAACAACACCTCGGCGTTCAACTGCCGCGGCATCCCGGGCTCGGACAGCTGGTCGCTGCACGCCTATGGCCGGGCCATCGACCTCAATCCGCTGGTGAATCCGTACATTTCGAAGTCCGGCCGGCTGGAACCGGCCACCGCCGCGGAGTATGTGGACCGCAACCGGCGCCACCCCGGCACGCTGATCGGCGGCGACGACGCGGTCCGGGCGTTCACCGACCGGGGCTGGAGCTGGGGCGGGGACTGGACGGATCCGAAGGACTACCAGCACTTCGAGTCGCCCCGGCGATGATGTCGTCGACGGCGCGCTCGGCGAGCCGTTCCAGGGTGGCCGGGTCGGCGCCGCGCAGCGGTCCCTGCAGTGCCAGCCCGGCGAAGCCGTGCACCGCCGACCAGCACGGCCATTCCGCATCGGTGCGGCGGTCTCGGCTGAGCTCGCCGCCGGTGACCATCGCGTCCAGTGCCTGCTGCAGCGCCAGAAACGGTGCGGCCCGGGCGGTTTCGCTGGGCGCGGCGAAGAACGCCACGGTGAACCAGCCGGGTTCGGCCAGCGCGAACCGGATGTAGCCCAGCCCGACCGCGCGCAGCAGTTCCCGGCCGGTGGGCGCCGCGGCGGGCCGCGCCGACCCCATCTGTGCCACCATCCGGTCCTGGATGGCGAGCGACACCGCGGCCAGCAGGGCGTCGCGGTCGGCGAAGTGCCGGTAGGCGGCGTTGGGCGACACCCCGGCCAGTCGGGTCGCGGCGCGGATGGTCAGCGCGTCGGGCCCGCCGGCCCGGGTGAGTTCCAGTCCGGCCTCGATGAGTGCGGCGGCCAGGCTGCCGTGGTGATATCCCGTCTTGACTCCCTCGCCGAATGAAGTGTACGTTGTGAACATTAGCATGTGGACACCGTGAACATTGGAGGACGTCATGCCCGCGAATGCGCTACCGCCGATCGTCGACCGGCGGACCTGGGACGAGGAGATTGCCCGGCTGCGGGTCCGGGAGAAGGCCGCCACCCGGGAGCTCGACGACATCGCCGCGGCGCGCCGCCGGCTGCCGATGCTGGAACTGCCCAACTACCTGCTGGATTCCGCGGACGGGCCGGTGCGCCTGGTCGATGTCTTCGACGGCCGGTCGCAGTTGATCGTCTACAGCCACATGTGGAGTCCGGGCGCGCAGTGGCAGTGCTCGGGCTGCACCGGTTACACCGCGCAGTTCCGCGAACCGCACTTCCTGGACAACTACGACGCGCGATTCGTCGTGGTCACCGCGGGCCCGATCGACGAGGCGCTGGCCTACCGCGCCGCCGTCGGCAACCTGCTGCCCTGGTACTCCACCGCCAACAGCGATTTCGGCGCCGACATCGGCGCGCCGCCCGGGGGCGGCTTCATGCTCAATGTCTTCCTGCGCGACGGGGATCGGGTGTTTCGCAGCTGGTACACCACCGGCCGCGGCATCGAGGCGCTCAGCCACACCTTCGCGCTGATCGACGCGCTGCCCTACGGCCGGCGCGAGGACTGGCAGGATTCGCCGACCGGCTGGCCGCAGGGCCCGGCCTACACCGGCTGGCAGAGCTCGCCGGAAATCGCCGGGCACTACGGCCCCGGTTGAGCTACTCCCGGATCAACCCGGTCGCGGCGTTGAGCTGCTCGATGGCCTCGGCGACGATCGCCGGGACCAGCTCCGCGCAGGACGGCAGGTCCTCCAGGATCCCGGCCACCTGACCGGAGGCCAGCACGCCGGCCTCGGTGTCGCCGTCGACCAGCCCGGCCTTGAGCAGCATCGGGGTGTTGGCCGCCATCACCACCTGCGACCAGGTCAGGTCCTTGCCCTTGCGCATGGTCAGGCCGTCGCTGACCATCGACCGCCAGGTCATCCCGGTCATCTTCTTGAACTTCTGCGCGTTGGCCACCGCGGCGGCCAATCCGCGTGCCGGCGAACCGCTTTCCAGCTTCTCCACCAGCCCGGTGCGCAGCACCCGGTGCGGCATGCCGTCGACCCGGGTGGACACCACGGTGCCGTCCAGGGCGGCGGCCAGGTAGCGCTGCTTGACGGCGTCGGGCACCGTCGAGTCCGAGGTCAGCAGGAACCGGGTGCCCATCGCCACCCCGGCCGCGCCGTAACTCAGCGCGGCGGCCAGCCCGCGGCCGTCGAAGAACCCGCCCGCGGCGACCACCGGCATCCCGGTGTCGGCGACGGCGTCGAGCACCGAGGGCAGCAGCAGCGTGGTGGCGACCGGGCCGGTGTGCCCACCGCCCTCGCCGCCCTGCACGATCACCGCGTCGGCGCCCCAGGCCGCCACCTTCTTGGCGTGCTTGGCCGCGCCGATCGACGGAATGACCACCACGCCGGCCTCTTTCAGCCGGGCGATCAGCTCGGGCTTGGGCGCCAGCGCGAACGACGCCACCCGCACGCCCTCGCGGATCAGCAGGTCGACCCGCTCGCCGGCATCGCCGGCGTCGGCCCGCATGTTGATCCCGAACGGCTTGTCGGTGGCGGCCTTGACCTTGCCGACCGCGACGGCCAGCTCGTCGAGGGTCATCGTCGCCGAGGCCAGGATGCCCAACCCGCCGGCATTGGCGGTGGCGGCGACCAATCGGGCGCCGGCCACCCAGCCCATCCCGGTCTGCACGACCGGGTGCTCGATACCGATCAGCTCGGTCAGCGGGGTGCTCAGCCGGGGGCTCACGCCCGGACTTCCTTGCTGCGCAGCGACTTCGGGTCCAGCGTCGCGATCAGGTCCAGCTCGGCGTAGCTGGGGGCGCGGGTGACGCCGGCCTGCTCCAGGCCGGCCACCTCGAAGGAGGTGTTCTCCACGACCTGCTCGGGCGTCACGCCCGGGTGCAGGCTGACCGCGCGCATGCTGTGGTCCGGGCCGGCGAAGTCGAACACCCCGAGGTTGGACACCACCTGGTGCACGTTGAGGAACCGGTAGGCCGGGTTGTCCGGATCGACC contains:
- the fadA6 gene encoding steroid 3-ketoacyl-CoA thiolase FadA6 — translated: MTAQAYVVDAVRTAVGKRGGALSGVHPVDLGALAWQGLLGRVDVDPAAVDDVIAGCVDALGGQAGNIARLSWLAAGFPEEVPGVTVDRQCGSSQQAISFGAQAIMSGTADLIVAGGMQNMSQIPISSAMIVGEQFGFTSPTNESKLWLQRYGDQEISQFRGSEMIAQEWELSREDMERFALESHNRAFAAIKAGNFEAEILPVETDGGTFRVDEGPRESSLEKLAGLKTLVDGGRLTAAMASQISDGSAAVLLASERAVREHGLTPRARIHHISTRGADPVRMLTGPIPATRYALEKTGLSIEDIDTVEINEAFAPVVMAWLKDTGADPARVNPNGGAIALGHPLGATGAKLFTTMLNTLERTGGRYGLQTMCEGGGTANVTIIERL
- a CDS encoding M15 family metallopeptidase; translation: MTRARTGAAVLAAAVLLAGCGSGPAPAPPAPTPAPPPAATPAPDGTPVSAAELGPSWHAGCPVGPGELRRVEVEHLGYDGKIHRGALIVHRSLVPQVRQIFAELLAVKYPIERIRTVERYPNAEDELSMRDNNTSAFNCRGIPGSDSWSLHAYGRAIDLNPLVNPYISKSGRLEPATAAEYVDRNRRHPGTLIGGDDAVRAFTDRGWSWGGDWTDPKDYQHFESPRR
- a CDS encoding TetR/AcrR family transcriptional regulator, with translation MFTTYTSFGEGVKTGYHHGSLAAALIEAGLELTRAGGPDALTIRAATRLAGVSPNAAYRHFADRDALLAAVSLAIQDRMVAQMGSARPAAAPTGRELLRAVGLGYIRFALAEPGWFTVAFFAAPSETARAAPFLALQQALDAMVTGGELSRDRRTDAEWPCWSAVHGFAGLALQGPLRGADPATLERLAERAVDDIIAGATRSAGSPSDPSSPRPSSSPGR
- a CDS encoding GAP1-N2 domain-containing protein, translated to MTAPERFAQLTYTSFDAPGTAGGWQVKQVLGRITEPEQRLLVANVHTTLNPVGGVPTYPSPEQIAELPRRLCYRPVESGAGYWHTVAAGTDSTGRPGNVFAHVLLDRTPAPTAIRPIERWRSADWLTPYGPAAVGAAVLPAREPGVGTAITAQTVLDFACATDVWRLGTLCVLLDAVLAAMRTNSTVVLGAASPDTAARWIGLVSYLMSAGTAARFGFSTFDRATELSQRAEHLIAVPESDLDAITERDLVLIGESEPVSLGELGGQPHRTARGREVPVTEWSVMAQVALIDPVEAAVLLDAIDDVASRVDDDGLHPALPMAMAVLAREEFADAAAEARAVIAEWSPPQLAASPEVGRLVADEVSRRAGVSTEDAARAACAATGGLAQALTAVYLTRACADTDWLDRPAALPVPACRLEAATLDPAVRTELSARLAALRAAGPARLLRAVDLLGSVGLGALTGPVLDADLAGLLADPERGPELIARLPGPVGSGVRRALAQRLFGKSDGGVPRLHPRVLDWLAEACERPTVVAAAAADPGHPVWIAAVVHALRALGTGSDALGDRQLAYWWLARRGAGADRLEPIAGTEPWEPAALLAAVGPRGPFPGAVTAATLLTATAGPDTVELAGRVIGAGADDRAVACAAVWGLSPAEWIGNGYLGSHFAAYTPFWDTEAAALGPALGRDFVARLLLIAVLAATAGARPPALLASAQIDPMLTAETAYQVEQLVASGTIEADGVLAAVLLSAENGHSEPGVGPVLGALGPRLSDRADPEAVAAAVARITGDNDLRRCRRLVSKNLSGTNGSR
- a CDS encoding DUF899 family protein; translated protein: MPANALPPIVDRRTWDEEIARLRVREKAATRELDDIAAARRRLPMLELPNYLLDSADGPVRLVDVFDGRSQLIVYSHMWSPGAQWQCSGCTGYTAQFREPHFLDNYDARFVVVTAGPIDEALAYRAAVGNLLPWYSTANSDFGADIGAPPGGGFMLNVFLRDGDRVFRSWYTTGRGIEALSHTFALIDALPYGRREDWQDSPTGWPQGPAYTGWQSSPEIAGHYGPG
- the ipdC gene encoding (3aS,4S,5R,7aS)-5-hydroxy-7a-methyl-1-oxo-octahydro-1H-indene-4-carboxyl-CoA dehydrogenase; the protein is MSPRLSTPLTELIGIEHPVVQTGMGWVAGARLVAATANAGGLGILASATMTLDELAVAVGKVKAATDKPFGINMRADAGDAGERVDLLIREGVRVASFALAPKPELIARLKEAGVVVIPSIGAAKHAKKVAAWGADAVIVQGGEGGGHTGPVATTLLLPSVLDAVADTGMPVVAAGGFFDGRGLAAALSYGAAGVAMGTRFLLTSDSTVPDAVKQRYLAAALDGTVVSTRVDGMPHRVLRTGLVEKLESGSPARGLAAAVANAQKFKKMTGMTWRSMVSDGLTMRKGKDLTWSQVVMAANTPMLLKAGLVDGDTEAGVLASGQVAGILEDLPSCAELVPAIVAEAIEQLNAATGLIRE
- the kstR2 gene encoding TetR family transcriptional regulator KstR2 yields the protein MEKEPTRREELLELAAAMFAERGLKATTVRDIADAAGILSGSLYHHFSSKEQMVEEVLGTFLNWLFTRYREILATETNPLARLRGLFLASFEAIEHHHAEVVIYQDEAKRLSGQPRFAFVDERNREQREMWVGLLREGIAAGEFRADIDVDLVYRFIRDTTWVSVRWYRPGGPLTAEQVGRQYLDIVLGGITDADSAHR